A stretch of Crossiella cryophila DNA encodes these proteins:
- the kynU gene encoding kynureninase, which produces MSLADTARKLDALDPIAHCRDEFDLDPDVVYLNGNSLGALPRAVAPRLAEVVGQQWGRRLIRGWGEGWWGAPERLGDRLAPLVGSAPGQVVVGDSTSVNLFKALVAAIRLNPGRPELLVDAATFPTDGYIAASVARLTGVRVRPVPMPEAAAEVNEHTAVLLANHVDFRSGVLHDMGAITEAAHRAGALVVWDLCHSVGALPVELDAHQVDLAVGCTYKFLNGGPGAPAFLYVPQRFQDAFDQPLSGWCGHAEPFAMTPEYTPGAGVTRGRTGTPDILSMLALDAALDVWDKTSIAEVRAKGLRLTDFFLSCVDELLGDRVTVRTPRDTGRGNHVALSVPDAGQVMKELIAREVIGDYRPPDVLRFGFAPLYVRYADALTAVEVIAGVI; this is translated from the coding sequence ATGAGTTTGGCTGACACAGCGAGGAAACTGGACGCGCTCGACCCGATCGCGCACTGCCGGGACGAGTTCGATCTCGACCCGGATGTGGTCTACCTCAACGGGAACTCCCTCGGCGCGTTGCCGCGTGCGGTCGCGCCGCGACTGGCCGAGGTGGTGGGACAGCAGTGGGGGCGCCGGCTGATCCGGGGCTGGGGTGAGGGCTGGTGGGGGGCGCCGGAACGCCTCGGCGACCGGCTCGCGCCGCTGGTCGGCAGTGCGCCGGGACAGGTCGTGGTGGGGGACTCCACCAGCGTCAACCTGTTCAAGGCCCTGGTCGCCGCGATCCGGCTCAACCCGGGGCGGCCGGAACTACTCGTGGACGCGGCGACCTTCCCCACCGACGGCTACATCGCCGCCTCGGTGGCCCGGCTCACCGGGGTCCGGGTCCGGCCGGTGCCCATGCCCGAGGCCGCCGCCGAGGTCAACGAGCACACCGCGGTGCTGCTGGCCAACCACGTCGACTTCCGCTCCGGCGTGCTGCACGACATGGGCGCGATCACCGAGGCCGCGCACCGGGCGGGTGCGCTGGTGGTCTGGGACCTGTGCCACAGCGTCGGCGCGCTGCCGGTGGAACTGGACGCGCACCAGGTCGACCTGGCGGTCGGCTGCACCTACAAATTCCTCAACGGCGGACCCGGCGCGCCCGCGTTCCTCTATGTGCCGCAACGCTTCCAGGACGCCTTCGACCAGCCGCTGTCCGGCTGGTGCGGGCACGCCGAACCGTTCGCGATGACCCCCGAGTACACCCCCGGCGCCGGCGTGACCAGGGGGCGCACCGGGACCCCGGACATCCTCTCGATGCTCGCCCTGGACGCCGCCCTGGACGTGTGGGACAAGACCAGCATCGCCGAGGTCAGGGCCAAGGGCCTGCGGCTGACCGACTTCTTCCTGTCCTGTGTGGACGAACTGCTCGGCGACCGGGTCACCGTGCGCACCCCGCGGGACACCGGCCGCGGCAACCACGTCGCGCTGTCCGTGCCGGATGCCGGACAGGTGATGAAGGAACTCATCGCGCGCGAGGTCATCGGCGACTACCGGCCGCCGGACGTGCTGCGCTTCGGGTTCGCCCCGCTGTACGTGCGCTACGCCGACGCGCTGACCGCGGTCGAGGTGATCGCGGGCGTCATCTGA
- a CDS encoding class I SAM-dependent methyltransferase, producing the protein MDETYWDTLYRTRDQVWSGAPNGVLVVEITGLPPGRALEVGCGEGADAIWLAEQGWRVTAADISQEALTRADAEAKAREVTLTLLHSDIPATPPPVAAFDLVALSYFPLHRSLGPASLRALAEAVAPGGTLLVVSHDLTEGHDHRGHDGTEFRMADFYAPTDFADQLGAGWTTLVDETRPRVSPAPPGTPHTHDTVFRAQRHG; encoded by the coding sequence ATGGACGAGACCTACTGGGACACCCTGTACCGGACCCGCGACCAGGTGTGGAGCGGCGCGCCCAACGGCGTGCTGGTCGTCGAGATCACCGGCCTCCCGCCGGGCCGGGCCCTGGAAGTCGGCTGCGGTGAGGGCGCCGATGCGATCTGGCTGGCCGAACAGGGCTGGCGGGTGACCGCCGCCGACATCTCCCAGGAAGCGCTGACCAGGGCGGACGCCGAGGCCAAGGCACGCGAGGTGACGCTGACCCTGCTGCACTCCGACATCCCGGCCACCCCGCCGCCGGTGGCCGCCTTCGACCTGGTCGCGCTGAGCTACTTCCCGCTGCACCGGTCCCTGGGACCGGCCAGTCTGCGCGCGCTGGCCGAGGCGGTGGCGCCCGGCGGGACGCTGCTGGTGGTCAGCCACGACCTGACCGAGGGGCACGACCACCGGGGGCACGACGGCACGGAGTTCAGGATGGCCGACTTCTACGCGCCGACCGACTTCGCCGATCAGCTCGGCGCGGGCTGGACCACGCTGGTCGACGAGACCCGGCCGCGGGTGAGTCCGGCGCCGCCGGGCACACCGCACACCCACGACACGGTCTTCCGCGCCCAACGGCACGGCTGA
- a CDS encoding alpha/beta hydrolase family protein, with product MADSRDVLTRPAPAPDRVLRYGEGPDRVIDVRYPVAEGPHPVIVVVHGGFWRAEYDRTHTGPMCAALADEGYLVATIEYHRVGQPEGGWPGTLDDVAAALDALPGLLGASADPDRVVLLGHSAGGQLAMWSASRHRLPAHNPWHLPRRPTLRGVLSLAGVLDLVLANEEQLGDGAVAGLLGGHPDSHWEHYAAADPTRLVPTGVRGILLQGLADPWVPPEVSRSYAAAAVAAGDPTELRELPGEGHYGVIDPDSAAWPEVLRALADLMA from the coding sequence GTGGCCGACTCGCGTGACGTGCTGACCCGCCCGGCACCCGCCCCTGACCGCGTGCTGCGGTACGGCGAAGGACCGGACCGGGTGATCGATGTCAGATACCCGGTCGCCGAGGGCCCGCACCCGGTGATCGTGGTGGTGCACGGCGGTTTCTGGCGCGCCGAGTACGACCGCACGCACACCGGCCCGATGTGCGCGGCCCTGGCCGACGAGGGCTATCTGGTGGCCACCATCGAGTACCACCGGGTCGGCCAGCCCGAGGGCGGCTGGCCCGGCACCCTGGACGATGTGGCGGCCGCGCTGGACGCCCTGCCCGGCCTGCTCGGCGCGTCGGCCGATCCCGATCGGGTGGTTCTGCTCGGCCATTCCGCGGGCGGCCAGCTCGCCATGTGGTCGGCCAGCCGCCACCGCCTCCCAGCACACAACCCCTGGCACCTCCCACGGCGCCCCACCCTGCGCGGCGTGCTGTCCCTGGCCGGGGTGCTGGACCTGGTGCTGGCCAACGAGGAGCAGCTCGGCGACGGCGCGGTGGCCGGCCTGCTCGGCGGCCACCCGGACTCACACTGGGAGCACTACGCCGCCGCCGACCCCACCCGCCTGGTCCCGACCGGCGTCCGCGGCATCCTGCTGCAGGGCCTGGCCGACCCGTGGGTGCCACCGGAGGTCAGCCGCTCCTACGCGGCCGCGGCGGTGGCCGCAGGCGACCCCACCGAACTGCGCGAACTCCCCGGCGAGGGCCACTACGGCGTGATCGACCCGGACTCGGCGGCCTGGCCCGAGGTGCTGCGCGCGCTGGCCGACCTGATGGCCTGA